A window of Staphylococcus sp. 17KM0847 contains these coding sequences:
- the fabI gene encoding enoyl-ACP reductase FabI, protein MMNLEGKTFVIMGIANKRSIGFGVAKVLDQLGAKLVFTYRKERSFKELDKLIDQLNQSTKNVYQIDVQSDSDVENGFAQIGQDIGKIDGVFHSIAFANVEDLRGRYSDTSRDGFLLAQDISAYSLTIVAREARKIMNEAGSIVTSSYIGGEFAVPNYNVMGIAKASLEASVKYLAADLGQDNIRVNAISAGPIRTLSARGVGNFTTILKEIEERAPLRRNVDQEEVGKTAAYLLSDFSSGVTGENIHVDAGFHAIR, encoded by the coding sequence TTGATGAATTTAGAAGGCAAAACTTTTGTAATTATGGGTATTGCGAATAAACGTAGTATCGGTTTTGGCGTGGCTAAGGTATTAGATCAACTCGGTGCCAAACTCGTATTTACTTATCGTAAAGAAAGAAGTTTTAAAGAACTTGACAAACTTATCGATCAACTGAATCAATCCACAAAAAACGTTTATCAAATAGATGTACAAAGTGATAGCGATGTAGAAAATGGATTTGCACAAATCGGACAAGACATCGGCAAAATTGATGGCGTATTCCATTCTATTGCGTTTGCTAATGTTGAAGATTTGCGTGGCCGTTATTCCGACACATCACGTGATGGCTTTTTGCTCGCTCAAGACATTAGCGCCTATTCACTTACAATCGTAGCTCGCGAAGCACGTAAGATTATGAATGAAGCTGGCAGCATTGTAACATCGAGTTATATTGGCGGTGAGTTTGCAGTTCCTAACTATAATGTAATGGGCATCGCTAAAGCAAGTTTAGAAGCATCAGTAAAATATTTGGCTGCAGACTTAGGTCAAGATAACATTCGTGTCAACGCTATTTCTGCTGGACCTATCCGTACATTAAGCGCACGTGGTGTAGGTAACTTTACAACTATTTTAAAAGAAATAGAAGAACGCGCTCCATTGCGCCGTAACGTCGACCAAGAAGAAGTGGGCAAAACAGCCGCTTACTTACTGAGTGACTTCTCATCTGGTGTTACAGGTGAAAACATCCATGTTGATGCAGGCTTTCATGCTATAAGATAA